A region from the Triticum urartu cultivar G1812 chromosome 1, Tu2.1, whole genome shotgun sequence genome encodes:
- the LOC125533023 gene encoding uncharacterized protein LOC125533023 has product MKQEKGQGGGRKLGRWLGAPMRALSRACDSYVRKMSACAGAMPTQYAGAVGRGGAGAMRMQAATFSSRSTRRGDDDVGELVRAMSQRQQGSGASPAAAAVPPRSRSVGVGRIDEDAPCDFGADGGRVGLPPPAVRRNRSAAIGSGLPPRVGGGGGFGAATIKKAPAAAAAVHGG; this is encoded by the coding sequence ATGAAGCAGGAGAAGGGGCAGGGCGGCGGGAGGAAGCTGGGGCGGTGGCTGGGCGCGCCGATGCGGGCGCTGTCGCGGGCGTGCGACTCGTACGTGCGCAAGATGTCGGCGTGCGCGGGGGCCATGCCCACGCAGTACGCGGGCGCCGTGGGCCGCGGCGGGGCCGGGGCCATGCGCATGCAGGCGGCCACCTTCAGCTCGCGCTCCACGCGGCGCGGGGACGACGACGTCGGCGAGCTGGTCCGCGCCATGTCCCAGCGCCAGCAGGGCAGCGGCGCCTCCCCCGCGGCCGCGGCCGTGCCGCCCAGGAGCCGGAGCGTGGGGGTGGGCAGGATCGACGAGGACGCGCCGTGCGActtcggcgccgacggcggccgCGTCGGCCTGCCGCCCCCGGCCGTGCGCAGGAACCGCAGCGCCGCCATCGGGAGCGGCCTCCCGCCgcgcgtcggcggcggcggcgggttcGGCGCCGCGACGATCAAGAAGGCCccagccgctgccgccgccgtgCACGGCGGCTAG